The genomic interval TCATTTCTCACATGCTTTTTGCGGATGATAGTTATGTATTTTGTCGTGCTAATGATGATGACTCCGACAAGATATTGACTCTTCTTCATGACTTTGAGATTGCCTCTGGACAGAAgataaaattttcgaaatcctctgTCTTCTTCAGCTGTAATACACAGCCTGGTATGCGTACTTTAATTTGTCAAAAGATGGGTATTCAGGAAGCAGGGGAGAACAGCCTGTACTTGGGTCTTCCTTGCACCATTGGAAGGAATAAGAATGCGGTATCTGGTTTCATGAAGGACAAAGTGTGTAAGCGTATTCTTAGCTGGGAAGGACGGTTCTTATCAAAGGCAGGTAAAGAACTTCTTCTTAAAATAGTGGCTTAAGCTATTCCGAATCATGCAATGTCTGTTTTTCTTTTGCCTATGAAGACTTGTAAAGCCATTGAGATTGTTATGAGCAAGTACTGGTGGCAATCACAAAAGCAAAGCCGTGGGGTGTCTTGGTTGAGCTGGAATAAATTATGCAATCATAAGAATAGTGGGGGTCTTGGTTTTAAAGATCTTAGACAGTATAATATTGCATTATTGGGAAAGCAATCATGGAGGTTGCTGGTGAATGAATCTGCATTAGTAACAAGGGTGTTTAAAGCAAGATATTTTCCTAAAAGTTCCTTCTTGGCTGCCCCTTTGGGAAACAACCCAAGCTATGTGTGGAGAAGCTTGTTTGAGACTAAAAATCTGATGTTGGCAGGGGTAAGAAAGAGTATTGCTAGTGGCTTGCAAACTCCTATTCTAGATGTTCCGTGGCTGCCTCATGAAGATTGTCCTTTTGTTCAATCGGATCACCCTGCACTTAAAATCAGTTGGTGTCTTCATTAATGTGTATCAATGATAAACAATGGGATATGGACATCATTAAGGACCTGTTTAATGAGAGAGATCAAAGATTAATTTTGAGTATTCCATTGCCTTTAACTGTCCACGAGGACTGCTAGTCTTGGAGTAAAGAAAAAACTGGTTTTTACTCTGTTAAAAGTGCATATATGTGGCTAAGAAACCAGTCAATTCCTGCTGGTGTGGATTCGggtttatggaaaaaaatttGGAAACTGAGAGTGCAACCGAAGGTCCTTCACTTCGGGTGCAGAGCTATGTCTGGTATACTTGCTACTAAGGTCGAACTtaacaccaaacatgtctatgTTAACAGCTTATGTAGTTTCTGCAACATGGTCGAAGAGTCTACAATGCATGTTTTGGTGAGTTGTAACTTTGCTAAGTCTTGCTGGATTAGATCTTCTCTCAACATCACTTCTTTCTCTCAGCATTACTTCTATAATTGGTTCCAAGATTTAATGAGTAGTAACTCAGGCGAACAACTTGAGGAAGCTCTTATGGTTGCCTGGGCCATTTGGAATGCAAGAAACAATTTGCTATGGAATCAAAAATCTACTACAACAGTTGAGGTAATTCTTTCTGCAAGAACTCATCTTTACCAATGGCAGTGTGCTCAACAATCTAAATTGGAGCCTCCTTTATCTCATTTGAGATTGGGAAGGAGATAGAGCACTGGACGAAACCGGAAGGGAATATGGTAAAGGTTAATGTGGATGGGGCTATCTTTGAGGCAATGCATTCTTTTGGCTTTGGTTTCATTGCTCGAGACTGTCATGGAGAGATCATTGAAGCTGGTTCTTTTAATAAGAGTGGGACATCTTCTCCTGAGCTTGTTGAATTGATTGGCATCAAGGAGGCTCTCAGTTGGATCAAGGATAAATCATGGGGCAGAATTGTGCTTGAGACCGACTGCCTACTGGCGGTTCAAGCCATCTATACCAGTATTGCTTTGCCTTCTACATTTGGTATGTTGGTTCAAGATTGTCAACACCTGCTTTCACAGATGTCTCatgttagttttttattttgttaagcgTTCTGCTAATAAGGCAGCGCATTTCCTTGCGCGTAATTCTTGTTATTTGTCAGATCGTTTTTTTGTTAAGGATACCTCTCCTTCTAATTTGCTAAGAATTGTACTGGATGatattaaagtttaaataaAAGCAtccttttcattcaaaaaaaaaaaaattaaaagataactttgtctttttatttaaaatattatattaaaattatcttatatgacaaattaaataattaataaatttgaaattaacatagatatttttatagatacacttacgataatgtttttcaaattcaaaaatttgttattttgttaaatatttaattatttataaactataagtttaaaaatgatattttttctatatatatcattttttttccttattagaaatttataaatcatatcttgaatatttaaataacatagatatttttgtagagatttgaatattgctcaatttgagatattttgacatataattattgtaattattattcatttattattttattcctaaaataataattatctaaccaaatctattttaaaattggtttattttattaaattataagatctgaaagtgatattgaagattctttcctttcaaatcattgatcttattagatatttaatttgattcaaataaacctagatattttaaaattagtttcctttatttggttagtttaagaataataatttaattatattaatatcttatttcacatttgttacatggacaatgtttgtttaattttatattgtttattcaaaaaaaaatttacaaacctattatttatctgatctaaattgctatgattaacttgttgacagatccaatgatctgattttaatcatagtccaattgtcaatagatcttatgaataatttgtaacaggtaaattttgtacttctttcatctatgtaaacctagtaacatgatagggcacatccaaatcatttgacctgtgtaagcctatatgtttatatttgggcttagatgcatataggaagcccatttaagtttttactaagtaaatagactaggttgctaaaataaattttgacataagtaaatttatttaggcccaattagatttgggcttatgcaatgaataacaattatttatttaaaggttaaattcctctcttttgggccttgtgtgagagttggggcccaatagaagtgggtacgatatactgaacccagctccccctcacatgaactaccccaattgtgaaggtccatttgccttatttaaataattgtattaggttaattatattagtctaacctaattaaaattgaattagcaacataattaacttttaaaatatatgaaatttattttttattttaatattttaaagttaattttagaaaaacacttagttaatgatatatatattctagatagttatttctagtactagttattatttctaatattaaataggaaaatatcattgattgtgaaattaattgtttcataattaattttggtacaatctaagtttagtatattttcctagtattaaactagaattaataattaaatttcctctatacttaattatttatttcttgaatttaatacaataaattaaattgaaatttcaatatctaagttgattttcatcatgatacttaaatattgttattttcatgttatttaattaaagttgaaaattatcttaagtttgaaatcttatttcagaataacttaaagctgaataattttcaaaatatattttattttattttattttattaatcatttcccaaaatttcaaaattgcatcactttgatgcagaaattttaaattttatttgaaaaatagattaaagttgaaaactattttcggaccaacttaaatcaatgattttttcatttaatgattaattaaaataaatgaactaaaatatattataattagaaattgaattaattagttaatgaaagtctagatagatattatctgttttgcttgaagtatttttctagtgtatttaactaaatagaaaattaatatttaagttgattcttaatcatgatacttaaatatttgaaatttttcttagatatttaattaaataggaaaattatattttttgttgaaaattaattttttattaattttgggccaacataaaattagagtaattttccaggatttatttttattttattttaaagcattttcgaaagtagttcatttttcgaaatgcaatatatatttatagaaaattaaatttgagttgtaaattaatttagattaattttgaaacaacttaaattgaaaaaatttctaaaatatttatggaaattattactaagatggaaataattcacgttattttcatatccatctaagtataatttataaatattaaattaaaatttatacttagaatattttattctaaattagaaattttaattaaataaatatatatttaaaataaattgattaaaaataaatattaaaagaaaatacaaccttcattaaataatgagctttattattataaggatattcgatctccattgttggttttacatagctattgttttagtgagtaatcctccctaatggaggaacgttcattagcaagttagcaccgtttaatctcgaaagataattaatcttgtaagttttttatatagttttgatcaccctaatggtggcgactgtataagacttgcaagaatatgaaacaatggtggaagctcataagatagaatagccttgactctcgcctaaacgggacaacgtggattccaatcttgatcgaataaaaggttgctagaatgttgatcattttagatgagctaacaactctattcaatggatggtagctttaactctcgtctaaacgggacactgatatcagtttgttgaaaaccttggaaattatttaggattgtatgttttagtattttcacttgtcatgcCTCCTTGCTATacgcttcataatttctgaattgtatatgaatttgtattgaaccatgttattttctgttattaaattgtagcttaatttcgaatcttcattgttggtctaacttggtttgtttttccaatgagataaatccctaatggattttcaccattagactaacataatagtgctagatctcgaaagataaatattgtatatgcaacatctagctgttcatcaattgatgacaccttagactagtattttacaatatgaaacaagaagattgtataaataagattactttgactctcgctaatcggagcatcgttggattcttatttaaaacgaaattatcctaattcctcttagcttattcatttcgaatcagcttaataacatatcattggatgaatggtctataaatcatttaaagtcattcaatattttctcttaagaaattaaatgacgcatatgattatattcccgaaattctatcccaaaatgatataaatcctcaatcttagaaatctcctacttgtataggcaaatcatagagttagattagtaatggtggtccaagaaagaattactaattatacagttacactttcacaagtgtttcgtaaccattttctttcaatagatttaaactgtatgagtttagtattctgtgaccagaatccacttgcactattctaagaactctttgatgtaactaaacttaagttaTCAAGAGACACAACCAAATAAATCTATggcttttgtatcttgttcatagtggttttgacaagatcaatctctgcaaagagttaatatgcctatatccactgaaagtaagttcatctcattcgcagatggatgtacattcaggggtggatatgagttttcgttgtattcttaaaacgatcactctagattttaccttatgcaaaagaaatttgaaatgtttgaaaaatttcatgaatttctaagcaatggtaagtggttaaagatcttgcaaactgataggggtggagaaaaagttagtagatatgcagttcaaagatcattaatttgattttgaattatatccaaacttacctccccagaaattcaagttgcatattgatgattagttactagtcgttgcctaaatccttctatggtaatataatttcagaatgatgcaatggttgtatactttatgtaaatcattactagattcatggatgagctaatcaaaatcttaagaaaagctagaactgctaaccctggtttgcatgctattctaagtgattaggggtggagcatcccatagtcattagacaagaaagtgtttgtttaaacaaatactacttttctaagaaaatgactaagtctgaaaataaagtaacaaataaaggagatattttttcttgattccaaaagtgttctatcatcttattttacaagatgattccactgcctctgttgtcttaacacaaccgaagaggtcaataccatttatttttcttagacataatttacggtaccttgtcgtagtgggagagtttctaggaactttaccttctcatgacttggaagatactagttattaaaatccattgtgagtttaaacaagtaatggagtgtcaagataagaaactaagaagaaagccaatagaactatggtttgatccattcacatggagtaacttaaagttttctattacaaggacatgaaaggaaattttcgttcataagtttattcaatggacttaacaaaacttcctgttcctagtattataggtttgagtttatctaaacctatggcatgtggtatacctggaaattacttactctaatgcaagcatgagatgctgaagcattttctttccaatggaaatctatagaagcttcaaaaCTTCGGAGCATAGATTTTAgatatctaaggaaaagtcttaactattccagaaaagataaagccatgaaagaatttcttgaatcaacagtgagaggtctcagatatgcttttgtatgccttagaccggacacctgctgttgagtgagagtaatgagtaagtatcagattaatccaggagaagaacattggaagacaatcaagtaaatcttaagattaagaagaggaactatatgttagtcgataagggtgtgtttaaaactcttagactacaccacatcagatttcgagacttgtctgtgtgctagaaagtctgttgataggatggtgattactctgggggtggagtagtgattttggagaagtgtaaaaacctatctgaaatctcttagtctaccagagagagactgaatgttaaaagttgcaggaaagatatttattcagtctaaggaaagttctatacatttgtggcaccgttccaacttgccttaactactagggttacttcctgaataaccaagaagtagtttccaaaagtatagaatccagtatcccaagagagtagacatatagagaggaatttcacattatcaaggattttgtgattaaggaagagtaatggtggagaagaggttgtgtttaattcaacctgtcagatcctattacgaggagtttactactattacacttgattggtatatcaaggtgttaatgattatttgaaatgcacattttgttttatactagtgcaagtgggagtttgttgggttttgtgccctaaataaaactcatttcaatataatcagatttacttattaataaagatcagaaataacattttatgttgcatggttcacatgatttatttcatgattatatgtatataatgtatgaattctttttaagtccagaacatatgagtttgttaaagattatagtgttgtcagcacaatggaatataatctttattatatgttcaaaagtttattccctgatttgtcaaaacactggatttagactgacatggtataatcagcgataggtattcttacaccttagaaaagtgttatgtcctttccatggcaaagtttaccagtatcggatgtatggagtatacatcggaagggaccgatattgaactttgattagatatattaaaatttaccgtaatatctattcaattcaatatcacctgttgatcctagatcaaatgatcttaatcctgatatggttaagttcaatctcaagagtgttactcatgttctttgatttgttagttaagcctacttttgggtcagggtgatacgtacattttgggaacacggtaatgcatttgaatgggagcgctaacataaatatggaatctatagcttctatttggcaaatagaaagtaaaggatgatttccttcgagcttaaccaaacgaagataaatggtggagatctcatttcacttagctaaaatatcatttatacagggttaagtgttttaaggataaaatacattgaaggtgtagcggtaacagtagtgccttttcagtgtaaatcatctatatagaggatcgttgatcacattagggttataacaatggataactaatgacgtgtctacatcgtggaacatatagagcgttctatataactgagagtgcaattccaagttctaagtgtggattcaatgaggaattaataagttagggaatttacttggtaaattcggttcggcttactggaagctcggttatatagacccatggtctttatactagttgagatcatactgcttgtaagacttagttaattgattttaattaatcaattataattctaaaagttagactatgtctactttatgaattctcactaagtaaggatgaaatcgtaaataaaagggtttctaggttaaattattaattaagagactttgtatgtctaattaataattatttcaaatgacaatattatttaataatctattttagttattaaataattagttttggcatttaaatggttagaattggaaaaatggcatttttggagaaatagaaataaaattgaggaaactgcaaatccaagtgaggcccataacacaccatggtcggccacctctttgcttgttttccaattattattttcaattttaattgccatgtaattgcaaatcaaagcctagcaataataggaaagtggtggatcacactaaataaggcagttaatcaattacacagtaaaagaggaaactgcttatttggaaagttgtgctctcccttttccctatatatagcagcccttgctctcttctcttccaTGATAGAACGcacgaattcaagagagaaaaatagagagaaaattcaaaattcctttgagtgatgagtagtgcccacacacatcaagtggtacctcaatcatagtatataagactatggaaaatttgcatcaaagaaggagaaaagaagatccaggttcagatcttggtgatgctctgcgacagaaaggaatcaagggctagagatctgaacagaaggagtcataatattccgctgcacccactgtaaggttttctaaactttatatgtgtttattttcattgttttagaattcatattagggtgttaatcaaacatacttgttagtaaatctagatcctggtaaaataatttccaacagttacggtaattaaatccatttacagtgtaaatcatccatatagaggatcattgatcaaattaggattataacaatggataattaatgacgtgtctatatggtggaacatatagagcgttctatataactgagagtgcaattctaagttctatgcgtggattcaacgaagaattaataagtcagtgaatttaagatgtaaattcttgatctgcttattggaagctcggatatataaacccatggtccccacactagttgagacaatattacttgtaagactcatttaattggttttaattaatcaattataattctcaaattagactatgtctatttgtgaatttatcacttattcagggtaaaacagtaaatagagagtttaaaggatatatttattaattgggaaactttgattagttttattaataaataaaataaatgacaatatgttatttgataattaattataattattaaataattagatttgacatttatgtggttgaatgaaagaattggcaatctttgagaaaatgggaaactaggaatgataaaataggaaagttgctaaagtgagaggcttgtttccatattcctatggccggccactttgcttcccttttataatttatttttcaattttttaatgccaagtaattcaaccttaaccctatgtggtattctataaatagaaggtaaaggcttcaggtttcaaACACACATTACTGGATTATTTTCTTTCACACAAACACTCCTGAAgctgccactctctctctctctctttcttctctgttttcgaaatccctctaagtgatagagtagtgcccacacacatcaagtaatacctcaatcatagtgaggaaggctgtgtactgcgacagaaaggaatcaagggttagagatctgagtgggaggagacatattattccgctgcactcaatgtaaggtttctcatactttatatgtgtttaattaatttcattttagaagttcatatttaggttgttaatcaacatacttgtgagtagatctaagatcctgataaaataattccaacattcAGCTCCATGTGATACAACTTAGCTGCTGTAAATAATTGGAGCCAATAGCTAGAAATAAGAGCTCTATCGAGATGAACATCCAACCAAGAATTCATTCCTTGACTTTTTTCCCAAGTAAATTGATTTCCAATTAACTCTAAATCAATTAAACCACaatcaaaaattgtattttgaaatCCTTCAATCAACCAATTAGGATAGGAAAGTCCTCCTTTCTTATCATCATGAGACAAAACATTGTTCAAATAacccattacacaccatggaAGGCTAGAAGCTTACAAAAGAAACTGAAGCTGATCCTAAGTAGAAGAACGAGCATTATGATTTGGTTGACCATATAGGCCTTTGAGCCACCAAATACCCTGCTCCAAAGAAACAACCTCCACATCCACATAGCTATTAGCATACCAAAGTAAATTAACATTACCTCCATTCTACCATAATAAGGAAACACCTCCCACTACGACCATAAGCATCCACCGTAAAAAGACCATCAAATCCCAAAGCGACACACAGTCTTTCAACCACATCCTTACGACTAAGAGTTTcacataagaaaataaaattggatTTCTTTTGGATTACAAGATCCTTAAGGATTTGGAAAGCTCATGGGTTCTCAAGCCCATGACAATTCTAACTCAGGATACTCATAATGTCCGGTGAGCCTGAAAATTAGGACCTACCTCAAGCCCATTTTTTGAGAGCCCATTACCAGTGGTCATCATTACAACTTCAGCTTCCATGTCAAAAGGCCCACCATCCACATTCTCTACTTCATTGGGCCTACGCCTTTTAGAATCTGCAAAAATCCCACGAGGCACATGCTTATCACTATGTTGTATCATAATCATATTATCTCCATCTACATGATTCTCCATAATAGTAGACTTTCTCATTAAAGATCcataattttatcattttaaattCCACCCGAGTCGCCAGGAAGACCACTAGGCAAATTTGAATGCACATTAAACCTAGAATCTTCTATACATGGTAACTTCTATTTTCCACAATCTTCGTCACCATCACGATTCATCAGCCCGCAACCAGAACCACCATCTTTAGTCATTGGTCTGTTACTGAAAAAACGACCATCAGATTCCAAGCATGTCCGCACGTATTGTGAACTAAGCAAAAAATTCTTTCGTTGAGGTTGAGCATGCATCCACTCACCGTAAGGCTTAATAATATCCTCCTCTAGGGTATCAAATAACTTATGGTAAAAGTTTTCTGTATGGCCAATGATACCACAAATATAGCAAAAAGTAGGGGCAAACTCATATTTAAAGTTAGCCTAGAACCAATCCCCACCCATTTTCTTCATCCTCATTCGTCTCTTCAGTGGAACATCAATATTCACAGTCACATGTACTCGTAAATAATCACGCCAAAGCCCATTACGGTTTTTTGGATCCACCTCCACAAACATACAAATGGTCTTAGATGCTTCCTTAACAACGCGCTCTGTCATAAAACCAGAGGATAGACCATGCACTTGTACCCATATATCTAATTTATTCAATTTCACAGACTTTGGATCACCATCTTTGGCATTGTTGTTATTCCAAGTCATGCGAGGACCcttaaaattaataacctaGACATAAAATTTAGCCATGAAATCTCTAAAGTGATCAGaaggtcctatcatgttgttaCTACTACTTTTATCTTCccaagttaaaaaattattaaagtttcCCATAATAATCCAAGGAAGAAGGGCACGTGAATGAGAAATTTTATGAAGAATTTTCCAAGTGCTAGCACAATTCGAAGGAGTAGGGGCTCCATAAAAACcagtaaaataaaaatcagaaaaattgACACCAAAGACATAGCAATAAACATAATTAATAGAGTAATAAAAATGAATACATCAACATCCATAgtcgaaaaaaataaaaggccGCCTTCTAAGCCAACACGAGGGACATCAAAACCATTAGCAAAACCTAGTCTATTCCTAAGTCTATCAACAAACCCCTTACTTAATCAAGACTCCATGACAAAGAGCAAAGAAGGCTTGTACATCTTAACCAGCAGGGAGAGGTTTAAGAATGCTCGATCACTTCCAAGACCTCGAGTATTCCAACTAAGGACAATAATGTCTGTAGGCAGGCCTATTCATCAACAAGACTTGCCTCTTCACTAGAAGCCACATCCACTACTTTGTGTTGTGGTTGGCTTCTTGTCCTTTTCATCAACTCTCTCTGATCATTTCCCATTGTAGCTAGTTGTCCAACACCACTGGTCTGCTGGTTCTTCCTTGTCACAGTCTTGTTTGTGGGCCTTCAAATCTTTCAACAGAAAAAGTAAGGGGATTGGGGGCTCCTACAATAACAAAGTTAGGAATGGAATAAGAAGCT from Cannabis sativa cultivar Pink pepper isolate KNU-18-1 chromosome 4, ASM2916894v1, whole genome shotgun sequence carries:
- the LOC133036767 gene encoding uncharacterized mitochondrial protein AtMg00310-like; the protein is MSVFLLPMKTCKAIEIVMSKYWWQSQKQSRGVSWLSWNKLCNHKNSGGLGFKDLRQYNIALLGKQSWRLLVNESALVTRVFKARYFPKSSFLAAPLGNNPSYVWRSLFETKNLMLAGVRKSIASGLQTPILDVPWLPHEDCPFVQSDHPALKISWCLH
- the LOC133036768 gene encoding uncharacterized protein LOC133036768 — encoded protein: MWLRNQSIPAGVDSGLWKKIWKLRVQPKVLHFGCRAMSGILATKVELNTKHVYVNSLCSFCNMVEESTMHVLVSCNFAKSCWIRSSLNITSFSQHYFYNWFQDLMSSNSGEQLEEALMVAWAIWNARNNLLWNQKSTTTVEVILSARTHLYQWQCAQQSKLEPPLSHLRLGRR